The Aedes albopictus strain Foshan chromosome 1, AalbF5, whole genome shotgun sequence genomic interval GACAACTCCGATTTTACCATAAGTAGCATCTTGACCATTCTGGGCCTTCAGCGCCGAATAGTACTGTTCCAAGTTCTCAACACAGTGAAGCAGAGTCGAGGCTCCGATTTCGGCCAACTGACTGTGAAGTTCTGGCATCAGCATGTGTTCCGTTATTGGAACATGTCTTTGTGTTAGAATCTGTTTCAAAATCGTATTGTGTAATAGTACAGTGAAACTTCAATATCCTTCTGAATTTACCTCTCCAACATCGAAATGCTTAGGTTTGATCTTCATGATGGTGATTCCAGTTTCCTGGTCACCATTCCGAATGGCATGCACAATCGGAGCAGCTCCTCTTAATTTCGGTAACAGACTAGCGTGAACATTTAACATTCCTCTGAAAATTAATCAGAAATTAGGGAAGAAAGCTGTTATATAAATTTCGCGCCAAGTCTCACTGCCCAATCTCAGAAGGCCAGtctcgagttggcgcgaaattcatCGGTACCAAGAGATTTTATGGTAATCCGCTTACAATCGAAACGCAGCTATCAGCGATTCGGGAATCAAGTGCCCAAAGGACACCACCACACCCAGGTCAAAGTCCTCCCCGATCGATGGCCGTGTCAGGGGCCAATCATGCAGCCGCAACCGCTCGTCTTCCGAATACGCCTTCAATGGGTTTCGTTTGGCTTTGAACGATGTGACCACCTCCAGGGACGATACGGTGCCATTGGATTTCCTAAAATAATCGTAAAACATTATTCATAACTTAAATATCCCCTAGTTAACGGACCACCGTACATGCTCCTGTTGAGGACTTTCAAAGAGGGCAGAGAAAAGTTGTCCGTCCCGAAGAACAAAATTCGTAATCTTGAAGCGCTTGTATGTGAAGAGCATTCGCGTGTCGTTATTGAATAATTCGCATAGAGTAACTTTCTTCGAAATTCAAACACATTCCGGCACATATTGCTtagtattttcattgattttttactaaagaaCTTCACTATGGTTAGAATCGATTCTGTGTGATTCCGGACGAAATTGAATCGACtgcgaaatcaaaacaaaaataacgTAACAAAAAAGGCACGGTGGGAAAAAGGCATAGACTGCTTTCTGACGTTTTTAAACACGGAaaagtacactcagaaataaaagtatacacgaaattactattatttatgcattttgtatccacatctctctcactctctttctgttttcatgctattatgcttttggtcgaaatccgaagtgaccgaacgtgcgaaaattgattttttacctacttagaaatgtcgcaactcaatttggattagtgcatattgtagctcttaattagcttaatgatgcgcaacagaaaaactagattcaaatttacttcgcagctgcatcttcgcatgtgcttcatgcgacgacttcgatttggtggtgcgacgataatatcttccgtttagcctgggttgaagagaagtgtttcgtcaacccaggtgaagcaccagatagcatgaaaacagaaagagagtgagagagatgcggatacaaaatgcataaataatagtaattccgtgtatacttttatttctgagtgataAATATATGTACACTCTGATTTAGatataattaaaataaaatattccGATAAAAATTTCCTGGGTTGTTTaaatagtgaataaaatattgtggatttaccggctacttgtattctaccgattACTTGAGTAGccattacaaagtagccgttttcatataaaaatcagcttgattgtcaaaaaatgaatgtcgctgaatagctagtggcaaTGAGAAATaatgcatacaataaaaatgttaaaaaacatttttaagttactctttttataaaacggctactttacaggtcatactgaagcgaccggtagaatacaagtagccggtaaatccacaatattgctattttctacagCGTAATCGAAAGACCTAATTTTTTTTAGTATAacttgattttattggatttcaataccttaattgttttgatgattaaattaacaaaaccgttttagtttttgtgaatagaatgacagttcaatcgataaagtgacagttcgatccaaacaaaaaaaatttccccatgcaaactttaaatgcattttaaagatagttcccggactccaaaaaatatgaaattttggatttcaacAAATTTTTGGCCgtagaatccgattatgaaataatctagatacccctaaagaacccaaattgagttctttaggggtatccggattatttcataatttgAATCGCTTGACCAGCGTAGTTTTTACACTTTGTGGATGAAGAGTAGAACataatattgcagactacatcccaaattggactatcacactttttttggtacgcctaaaaagtttgataaaagtgcacatttacctcggatcgtctcgacgtcttcggtgcacttattcctccatttacaaggaataagtgcaccgaagacctcaactcgatccgacgtgtccctgcgcagcaatcacactttgaaagtGTGTGCACACttttgtgtcagtccaatttggggtgcagtcagcaatatttcaagcataatttttcaaatcgacgtatctaactttttcactgatctgagtaaattcatggtcaatattgacgaccatttcactaaaatagttttttataaaaagacttttcttaAGTTTTtccgtgcttaacatcaccagggatatagcactcACTAggcaagaaacaaaacctactcattccatatcattttcacaatgaatattgataaaaatacacaaaaacggTGTAGGGTAGTGCACCCAGAAATCGCCCTGTTTACGCATAGATTTGTCTttaaacagctcaaaaatattatttttcatgGGAATCCTTTAAGACCTTTTACAGTATGTAGTTATACAACTATTCTGTCTGTTTTTACATTAAAACACTTATGTTAActagaaatcaatgaaaaaaatcatgtatTTCAGAAGCGCCTAGTGAAACCCAATTTCGACCCCCGAAATCCTATTTTCGCCCACCACTGGAACCAGTTTTCGCccacataaaaaaaatatatattccaTTTATTTTCGATGTTCTTACATTGAAATAAGGACCAATACCATGCAGAAGATATACAATAGAAGTGAAGAATAAAATTATAATCGTTTTGTTTCaggaaaatttattaaaacgaatTCATGAGCAATATATTCAGCAATTGAAACATAAGTTATCGAAGTCAAGTGTTGCATCATTTTTTCTTAGAAAGTACATGCCGCTAAAGCTTTCTTCTCTTCTTGTTGTttctttttcagctcattcgCAATCTTCCGTTCTTCGCGAAGCTTCTTTCTATTTTCCTTTTCTTCAGCCAAACGTCgtttttcttcttccttttctgAGAACTCACGAACAAACTAATCTGATGTTAAAACGTGATACCGTTTAGATCGGTATTGTCGCTTGTTCTCACGCTGCAGAGTCGAAGGTGgcatcaaaaaatccttcagtgatGACCTTTGTGATGCTGAGGCGTTGTCGATGGGCTCGTCATCGATTGCAGGGGTAACGGATGTTGAGGAGTCAGCGCTCGTGTTGACTTCAATCTCCCGCTCAACTGGTACATCGAAGGCCGCCGTATTTGTGTTCAAATTCAGTTCGGCGTCTTCGTTATTGCAACATTCCAACGAATTTATAACTTCGGGCGCTGCTTCTTCTAGGATTCGAAAGATGTCAAACAGAGCTTCTTCTTCAGGATTGTCGAGAACAATGAAATCGCTCCTGATTTTTTTAGCCCGCGTTGATCCTATCACTGAAGCGCACTGTTCCAGTGCTCGTTTAGCTTTCTGTAAGTCGGTTTGGGGAACCTCGGATACCCCATCTGACAGCACTTCAGAGACCTCTTGCTCGGCAGACTTACCCATACATTTAGTATAATCTAGGGCATTGCAATCCCATGGATGTAAACCCGACGCCCTAAATCCGTTGGAGATGCTTCTCGTAGTAAGCAAGTGTCGGAGACAGTCCTGAAGAACACCTGCAAAGTCCTTCAGCGTTACCTTTCGTAGCCGATCGTCCCTACGAAATCTTTCTACCGCTTTTGGCCAACCGTTTTTTAACGGTTTGAATGCCGATACATCAGCGGATTGCATGATTCTGGTCACATTTGGGTACAGTGCAATGAGCTCAATACCCAGATCCTGGCACATTTTTGATGTTTCCAGGTTAATGTGGCTGCTATGCCCATCAATGATAAAGATTACCGGTTTCTTAATTTGATTTCGTTCGAGATACGGATTAAGAGCAGTCTCAATGTAGTGTCTGAACACGACGGACGTTATCCACCCATTATCCGACTTACCAATACCCCACGTCGGGGGGACTGACTGGGCAATATCCTGTGGAATGTTTTTGTACGGGTAGATGATGGTAGGTGGCACGGTTTCCCCTGACGCATGGAAAGTAAACATGACAGTGATATTGAGCTTACTGCTGTTCCTTTCAACATCATACACATTCCGGCTACCACGCAATGTCAAAACCGTTTTGGTTTTTGGGTTGAGATTGAAGGAGGTTTCGTCTCCATTCAAAATCCTGCGAGGATCATCCAGAACATgcatgagatttttttctatCAAATACGTTTCAATTTGTCGGAACCAGGATTTGATGTCGTCAGGTGAAACCTTCGCACTGGCGTTTGTAATGAACTCGAGAGTCCTTAGCGCTCTTTTTGGTCGACGTTGTAGGAACAGTTTTAGCCATTACTTGCCTGAAAACACTTCTTGTTCATCGACGTTAATTCATatatattttttgataattcatACCTGGATAGTTGTTGATAAACGGGGTGTCTCGTGGATTTTCATCATGGAAGTGCTTGACACTCTCCCTCAGCATATCTTTGGTGACCGGTATGCCTCTGCGCTGACTGTCAAAGACCCATGATTCCAGCTCGTCCTCTTCCTGTTCGGTTAATACCGACATTGGTCCAGACCGATACACTGCGCGATCATTCATTTTCAGACGGGACCGGATAAGTTGACCTCGGAACGCCGTAGTGCTTAGCTGGTTTATTCACGCCCATCTCCTTACTCTGAACTTTTCGAACAGCAGCGGCGATTTCATCCGCAGAGTACGACGTACGATATTTCTTACTTGGTTTGGATTCCTGGTTAGCATAGATGAATGTTCATTGTGGCataatatggatacattttgaaTATACTCATCATTTTCATTGAATAAACAACCTTTTTCAGAAAATTGGCACAGGCGGGTCGAAATCTGGCGTCGTGTGAGAAACGATAACAGTATATGACAGTTCGCCCAGGGCGATTACTGGGTCGGTTGCTGCGATTGATCACCAGTTTTCGCCTTCCgtatttttttgaatttaatGATATAAACGACAAAAGCACGAATTATGTAGCTTTGTATTATTCaatttatgtcgttttcgtttttgcggcagtGCTATAAATGTTCGTTttttcagcgaaaa includes:
- the LOC109405341 gene encoding methionyl-tRNA formyltransferase, mitochondrial, with product MKILSNMCRNVFEFRRKLLYANYSITTRECSSHTSASRLRILFFGTDNFSLPSLKVLNRSMKSNGTVSSLEVVTSFKAKRNPLKAYSEDERLRLHDWPLTRPSIGEDFDLGVVVSFGHLIPESLIAAFRLGMLNVHASLLPKLRGAAPIVHAIRNGDQETGITIMKIKPKHFDVGEILTQRHVPITEHMLMPELHSQLAEIGASTLLHCVENLEQYYSALKAQNGQDATYAPKIDAHFCEIRWTEMTAQQVYDLYRSLYSYKPLTSRLGNDLVKIFKLSYPSQGKQCDPTLPVGHIQYCRKTKRLRVGCRDGGHVLLEQLSIGGKKVMNAQEFNNGFLSKLAPDDRVFR